From one Lolium rigidum isolate FL_2022 chromosome 4, APGP_CSIRO_Lrig_0.1, whole genome shotgun sequence genomic stretch:
- the LOC124706283 gene encoding metacaspase-1, producing MMMLVNCSGCRTPLQLPQGAPCIRCAICGAVTHVAAAPAPGPGPGPLAHASPARGPPPPPAHGRKRAVIIGISYRFSRHELKGCINDAKCMRHLLTTRFSFPDDSIIMLTEEQTDPFKIPTKHNIRMAMYWLLQGSQPGDSLVFHYSGHGAQQRSYSGDEADGMDETFCPLDFETQGMIVDDEINTALVRPLPHGAKLHALIDACHSGTALDLPFLCRMSRTGQYVWEDHRPRSGVWKGTSGGEAISFSGCDDHQTSADTSALSKITSTGAMTFCFIQAIERGEAATYGSILNSMRTTIRNTGGGASIAGGGAVTSLISMLLTGGSGGTGGLKQEPQLTAGDMFDVYAKPFSL from the exons ATGATGATGCTGGTCAACTGCTCGGGCTGCCGCACGCCGCTGCAGCTGCCGCAGGGCGCGCCCTGCATCCGCTGCGCCATCTGCGGCGCCGTCACCCACGTCGCCGCGGCCCCCGCGCCCGGCCCCGGCCCGGGCCCCCTCGCCCACGCCTCCCCCGCCCGCGGCCCGCCTCCCCCGCCCGCGCACGGCCGGAAGCGCGCCGTCATCATCGGGATCTCCTACCGCTTCTCGCGACACGAGCTCAAGGGATGCATCAACGACGCCAAGTGCATGCGCCACCTCCTCACCACCCGCTTCAGCTTCCCCGACGACTCCATCATCATGCTCACCG AAGAACAAACCGATCCTTTCAAAATTCCAACAAAGCATAACATAAGGATGGCCATGTATTGGCTTCTACAAGGTAGTCAACCGGGAGACTCACTGGTGTTTCATTATTCTGGCCACGGGGCACAGCAAAGAAGCTACAGTGGAGATGAAGCTGATGGGATGGATGAAACCTTCTGCCCGTTGGATTTTGAGACGCAAGGAATGATTGTGGATGATGAGATCAATACCGCGCTTGTTAGACCACTACCTCATGGAGCTAAACTTCATGCACTCATAGATGCTTGCCACAGTGGGACTGCGCTTGATTTGCCGTTCCTCTGCAGAATGAGCAG GACTGGGCAGTATGTATGGGAAGATCACAGGCCACGATCTGGCGTCTGGAAAGGAACTAGTGGCggggaagctatttcctttagtggTTGTGATGATCATCAGACATCAGCAGATACATCA GCCTTGTCAAAGATCACTTCGACTGGTGCAATGACATTTTGCTTCATCCAAGCTATTGAACGCGGTGAGGCCGCCACCTATGGGAGTATACTGAACTCCATGCGTACGACAATACGGAACACAGGAGGTGGTGCTTCAATTGCTGGAGGTGGTGCGGTTACATCGCTCATTTCGATGCTTCTCACAGGGGGGAGCGGAGGTACTGGTGGACTCAAACAG GAGCCACAGCTAACTGCAGGCGATATGTTTGATGTGTATGCGAAGCCATTTTCGCTATGA